A region of Maridesulfovibrio sp. DNA encodes the following proteins:
- a CDS encoding peptide chain release factor 3: protein MSQNVDPKIKKEVERRRTFGIISHPDAGKTTLTEKLLLYGGAIQMAGTVKSRKAARHATSDWMAMEQERGISVTTSVMKFNYKDYEVNLLDTPGHQDFSEDTYRVLTAVDSALMVIDCAKGVEVQTKKLMEVCRMRDTPIITFINKMDREGIDPFDLLQDIEDTLQIECAPLSWPIGMGSDFKGTYNIHKGELHLFSAIHGGGIQKGEVIKDLSDPRLDELLGDQAEQLREELELLDGAGYPFDKERYLAGKQTPVFFGSAINNFGVQEMLDSFVELAPHPKGRATTTREVSPFESDFSAVAFKIQANMDPAHRDRIAFMRICSGKFKRGMKVHHHRIGKEVQIANATIFMAQDRTGVEEAYPGDIIGVHNHGTIKIGDTFTSSKEELKFTGIPNFAPEHFRRVILKDPLKSKQLDKGLHQLAEEGAVQLFKPLGNNDKILGAVGLLQFDVIMSRLKDEYSVSALYEPVEYHTARWICSDDQKEIDGIKKRYPRFVALDGDDNLTFLAPSQWRLQQAEEEWPKITFNKTREHQ, encoded by the coding sequence ATGTCCCAGAATGTAGACCCCAAAATCAAGAAAGAAGTCGAACGCCGCAGGACCTTCGGCATTATCAGCCACCCGGATGCAGGTAAGACCACCCTGACCGAAAAGCTCCTCCTCTATGGTGGAGCAATCCAGATGGCCGGGACCGTAAAATCAAGAAAAGCCGCCCGCCATGCTACATCCGACTGGATGGCCATGGAACAGGAGCGCGGAATTTCCGTTACCACCTCAGTCATGAAATTCAACTACAAAGACTATGAGGTAAACCTGCTGGACACCCCCGGTCACCAGGATTTTTCCGAAGACACCTATCGCGTGCTTACCGCCGTGGACTCCGCGCTCATGGTCATCGACTGCGCCAAGGGGGTAGAAGTCCAGACCAAAAAACTGATGGAAGTCTGCCGCATGCGCGACACTCCGATCATCACTTTCATCAACAAGATGGACCGCGAGGGAATAGACCCCTTCGACCTGCTGCAGGACATTGAAGACACTCTGCAGATTGAATGCGCCCCCCTGAGCTGGCCTATCGGAATGGGTTCAGACTTCAAAGGCACATACAACATCCATAAAGGCGAACTACACCTTTTCTCCGCCATCCACGGCGGGGGCATCCAGAAGGGAGAAGTGATCAAAGACCTTTCCGACCCCCGTCTCGATGAACTTCTCGGTGATCAGGCCGAACAGTTGCGCGAAGAACTGGAACTGCTCGATGGCGCAGGATATCCATTTGACAAGGAACGCTATCTGGCGGGCAAGCAGACCCCTGTTTTCTTTGGCAGTGCCATTAACAACTTCGGGGTGCAGGAAATGCTGGATTCCTTCGTTGAACTTGCCCCGCACCCCAAAGGACGGGCGACCACAACCCGCGAAGTCTCGCCCTTTGAATCCGACTTTTCCGCTGTGGCCTTTAAAATTCAGGCCAACATGGACCCGGCACACCGGGACCGCATTGCTTTCATGCGTATCTGTTCCGGTAAATTCAAACGCGGCATGAAGGTCCACCACCACCGTATCGGAAAAGAAGTACAGATAGCCAACGCCACCATCTTCATGGCTCAGGACCGCACCGGGGTCGAAGAAGCCTATCCCGGTGACATCATCGGGGTCCACAACCACGGGACCATCAAGATCGGCGACACCTTCACCTCATCCAAGGAAGAGTTGAAATTCACCGGAATCCCCAACTTTGCCCCTGAACATTTCCGCCGGGTAATCCTGAAAGATCCTCTTAAAAGCAAACAGCTCGACAAAGGTCTGCACCAACTGGCCGAAGAAGGTGCCGTACAGCTATTCAAACCTCTTGGCAACAATGATAAAATTCTCGGAGCCGTAGGTCTGCTTCAGTTTGATGTAATCATGTCCCGCCTAAAGGACGAATACAGTGTTTCCGCCCTCTACGAACCAGTTGAATACCACACCGCCCGCTGGATCTGTAGCGATGATCAGAAAGAAATTGACGGGATCAAGAAACGCTATCCCCGTTTTGTGGCTCTCGACGGAGACGACAACCTGACCTTCCTCGCCCCCAGCCAGTGGCGTTTGCAGCAGGCGGAAGAGGAATGGCCTAAAATTACTTTTAACAAAACCCGCGAACATCAATAA
- a CDS encoding 3'-5' exonuclease: MQIPEQYKKKFTKDEINELPLRQYEGPIKLIDREDDVPFAIEELSRCRLLGFDTETRPVFRKGVSYPPSLIQLATDDCVYLLHLNHISLSDHIKELLSSADIIKTGVAVINDVKELRDVSPFDGKGFVDLGDLARSLEMQTNGLRNLAANLLGFRISKGVQCSNWGRKELTPQQITYAATDAWVSREIYLKFQELGVL; encoded by the coding sequence ATGCAAATACCTGAACAATATAAGAAAAAGTTTACAAAAGACGAAATCAACGAGCTGCCCCTTCGCCAATATGAAGGACCGATCAAGCTCATTGACCGGGAAGATGACGTTCCGTTTGCCATCGAGGAATTAAGCCGTTGCCGACTGCTCGGCTTCGATACTGAAACCCGCCCTGTCTTCCGTAAAGGGGTATCCTACCCCCCTTCACTGATCCAGTTGGCGACCGACGATTGTGTCTACCTTCTGCATCTCAATCATATTTCCCTTTCAGACCATATTAAGGAACTTCTGTCCTCTGCCGATATAATCAAAACCGGGGTGGCGGTTATCAATGATGTCAAAGAGCTACGCGATGTTTCTCCCTTTGACGGCAAAGGATTCGTAGACCTTGGGGATCTTGCTAGATCACTTGAAATGCAGACCAACGGACTGCGCAATCTGGCCGCCAACCTGCTCGGATTCCGAATCTCCAAGGGCGTGCAGTGCTCAAACTGGGGGCGCAAGGAACTGACTCCGCAACAGATCACCTACGCTGCCACCGACGCCTGGGTAAGCCGTGAAATTTATCTCAAATTTCAGGAACTCGGAGTACTCTAA
- a CDS encoding AAA family ATPase has protein sequence MINLAGYENVSPLYKGNDMTLCRAVRDYDDFPVLIKYPNTKLPSPRLLNGLKNEYATAQEIGSNGIIQAVTLHRTDNSLALIMEDKGYNLLNSMIPASTANLSQKIQIALKIVSSINHIHTKGFLHRNIRPDSIAITPDYKEALLTNLQNSSRISESFTLSSSELISSDNIAYISPEQSGRVSTELDRRSDFYSLGVTLFEFFTGRKPFTAEYDLELIHCHLAKEPPDPQSINPEIPPSLSAVIMKLLSKNPGDRYQSAHGIKQDLKSCLRIISSESMADNFTPGHQDISDIFTLSQKQFGRQKELVELKDAFSKVILGSCEIVFIRGETGNGKTSLVQSFRKNVFRENGEFISGKFDQFRRNRPYSALIQAFKELLHKRLASPTPVINAWKTRITSVLEQNASLISEVLPELELLIGQQQPPAELGSTESRNRFNLAFKNFIKVFPSIDKPLVLFLDDLQWADISTLQLLKRLLEDQETSHLMLICAYRTNQPMEDGIQERINDIVELSPKVRTITLNRLRLSHVHGLISSTLRTDRKRTEELARMVYSRTGGNPLFVREYLLNMYRAGLINFNNNKTRWEWDINAIRNLSMDGNLVELMADKILTQPPEGQEILKAASGIGCKFDLRILMEIVELPDQIIMDYLGLAQQEGLVVADAGASALNSEFNPLAGPQTFSFMHDRVQKAAYSMLNASEKNNLHIDIGQAMRKVFSKTELEDATFELATQYSLCISALNESQDKHGIATIFINAGRKAKRSSAFELAAGYLSKAARLLGEEGWTSDYRINFDLYLNWYECEFLNGTIKQSEKVFDKIIEHSQDRRDITKAQLSRIQLYSDQSRYHEAVKIGLETLRAYNVMIPESPGKLALGAELLKTRMSIGTKSTAQLYNLPDMDSEYHLETMKLLMSTITPAYMYNKSLVFYIILLMIRLSIRHGNAPFSPFSYMFYAMFLASREFSFKKSKEFTKLAVDLNKKFGTTGLETKINMLRGGMHDHWHIPLQENIKTLDKAFHSGLMHGDNTFARYAGYFAVHLTFMQGQALSEVYSLADRYLNFIRKNKNSLSSGTINLPLQMCKSMQGKTYTPGYLDDDNFQESKLISAAKSSGSEVLENWTAISKMISLSFFGYHAKALEQINPLYEKVEEALFGMYSVAVFHFFCIVNMAALYESADTKTQKIYLNRINHSLARLKKWEKSCPENFRHLYLIATAEYARLNKDNSNAMALYEEAIKTCSKSGYNNFGGLACELAGKFHSAIGGTYSATALFSEACRYYREWGASAKVQRMLNEYPQLSEDSQNPFNSYFHTGDKAASSLDISAVVRASQAISGEIVLDRLLDKLMRIVIENAGAQKATLLLNNKNALELTAHAFVSEHGVTTQPNPDPNQELYCRSIVNYVLRSKDNIVLRDAGTQGAFSIDSYIIRTKPKSILAMPVINQQIMRGVLYLENNLSPGVFTDDRLEVLNLLCSQAAISIQNARLYSDLRDSETQYRTLLESINVGVFRSEVNTDGILLKANRALAEMFGYKGWNEIRKTQLRSLYVKPEEHKAMIKELLEGGIVRDREMNMRRQDGTPIWVNMTVSLEKDGNKQDCLEGVLEDITEKRKAQEFEKAKVAADAANKAKSDFLASMSHEIRTPMNAILGMADLLWESRLSKIQRSYVKIFKNAGENLLLLINDILDLSKIEAGQIDLEEIDFNLEELFEEIGSIFALRAQVRGINLCWHIAPVVPRIITGDPTRLRQVIVNLIGNSLKFTDKGTITYEADLTEAGYLRFIVIDTGVGIPVEKMNSIFETFSQADSSTTRNYGGTGLGLSICSRMVESMQGGIFVSSIEGEGASFAFTISAEFPIQPEIAPPLEDCAILLVDKESICRDYLGHSLTDLGAKVYAADNLGESSAYAAEIALSSYKNSILLVGQPCGEEDRFDILKKLKHGPCTDWKLIMIMEAKPQPRATARAKQLGASYVHRPVHPQAIVEDIRYTFTRTSGPALNEENDQTLDVELSEMQESTNVQHHDSGEEMNILLVEDSEDNRMVIDLFLKETPYRITYAENGQEGFEKFREKKFGIVLMDIQMPIMDGYEATKAIREYEKENDLSPTPILALTANAFQDDEQKALESGCTAHMSKPVKKKKLLQTLEEYLGRVN, from the coding sequence ATGATCAACCTTGCCGGATATGAAAATGTTTCCCCCCTCTACAAAGGGAATGACATGACATTATGCAGGGCTGTCAGGGATTATGACGATTTTCCTGTTCTTATAAAATACCCAAACACAAAACTTCCTTCTCCCCGCCTGCTGAACGGACTGAAAAACGAATATGCCACTGCTCAGGAAATCGGCAGCAATGGGATAATACAGGCCGTTACCCTGCACCGTACCGACAATTCTCTGGCCCTGATCATGGAGGACAAAGGCTATAATCTGCTTAACTCCATGATTCCCGCTTCCACTGCAAATCTCAGCCAGAAAATTCAGATAGCGCTGAAGATTGTCAGCTCCATCAATCATATCCACACAAAAGGATTCCTGCACCGCAATATCCGGCCGGACAGCATAGCCATTACCCCGGACTACAAGGAAGCCCTGCTGACCAATCTGCAGAACAGCTCCAGAATTTCAGAATCATTTACACTTTCCTCGTCTGAACTTATTTCCAGCGACAATATCGCTTATATCTCACCGGAACAAAGCGGCAGAGTCAGCACCGAACTGGACAGACGCTCAGATTTCTACTCGCTGGGAGTGACCCTGTTTGAATTTTTCACCGGACGCAAGCCTTTCACCGCAGAGTATGACCTGGAGTTAATTCACTGCCATCTGGCCAAAGAACCGCCCGATCCGCAAAGTATCAACCCGGAAATTCCACCATCTCTTTCTGCAGTGATTATGAAACTGCTCTCCAAAAATCCCGGCGACCGCTACCAGTCCGCCCACGGTATCAAGCAGGATCTGAAATCATGTCTACGGATTATCAGTTCTGAGAGCATGGCAGACAACTTCACGCCCGGCCATCAGGATATCTCAGATATATTCACTCTCTCGCAAAAGCAGTTCGGACGCCAAAAGGAACTGGTGGAACTCAAGGATGCTTTCAGCAAAGTAATACTGGGCAGTTGTGAAATTGTCTTTATCCGTGGGGAAACAGGAAACGGCAAAACATCGCTGGTACAATCATTCAGAAAAAATGTTTTCAGGGAAAACGGGGAATTTATATCCGGAAAATTCGACCAGTTCAGACGGAACCGTCCCTACAGTGCACTGATCCAAGCCTTTAAAGAACTGCTGCACAAAAGACTTGCCAGCCCGACACCGGTAATCAATGCCTGGAAAACACGGATTACCAGCGTTCTGGAGCAAAACGCCAGCCTGATAAGCGAAGTTCTCCCGGAACTGGAGCTGCTCATCGGGCAGCAACAGCCCCCTGCAGAGCTGGGTTCCACCGAATCCCGCAACAGATTCAATCTTGCTTTCAAAAATTTTATCAAAGTCTTCCCCAGCATCGACAAGCCTCTGGTCCTGTTTCTGGATGACCTGCAATGGGCGGATATATCGACTCTGCAACTCCTGAAACGTCTTCTTGAAGATCAGGAGACTTCCCACCTGATGCTCATATGTGCCTACAGGACCAACCAGCCAATGGAAGACGGCATTCAGGAACGCATAAACGATATTGTGGAACTCAGCCCCAAGGTGCGAACAATAACCTTGAACAGGCTTAGGCTTAGCCATGTTCACGGCCTGATCAGCAGCACCCTGCGAACCGACCGAAAGCGAACGGAAGAACTGGCCCGGATGGTTTACAGCCGGACAGGCGGCAATCCTCTGTTCGTCCGCGAATACCTGCTCAACATGTACCGGGCCGGTCTTATAAACTTCAACAACAATAAAACCCGCTGGGAATGGGATATCAATGCCATCCGCAACCTCTCCATGGACGGCAATCTGGTTGAGCTCATGGCGGATAAAATTCTGACCCAACCTCCTGAAGGGCAGGAGATTCTCAAGGCTGCGTCAGGGATCGGGTGCAAATTCGATCTGCGCATCCTCATGGAGATTGTTGAACTCCCTGACCAGATTATCATGGACTATCTGGGGCTGGCGCAACAGGAAGGGCTGGTTGTCGCTGATGCCGGGGCTTCAGCCTTGAACTCTGAATTCAACCCTCTCGCAGGTCCGCAAACATTCTCTTTCATGCATGACCGGGTACAAAAAGCTGCTTACTCGATGCTTAACGCTTCTGAAAAAAACAATCTGCATATCGATATCGGGCAAGCCATGCGCAAAGTCTTTTCTAAAACGGAATTGGAAGATGCGACCTTTGAGCTTGCCACCCAATACAGCCTATGCATCAGCGCTCTCAACGAGTCGCAGGATAAGCATGGGATAGCCACAATATTCATAAATGCAGGACGCAAGGCAAAAAGAAGTTCCGCTTTTGAACTGGCTGCCGGATACCTGTCAAAGGCGGCACGCCTGCTGGGCGAGGAAGGATGGACCTCCGACTACAGGATAAATTTCGACCTGTACCTTAATTGGTATGAATGTGAGTTCCTGAACGGGACAATCAAACAATCTGAAAAAGTGTTCGATAAAATTATTGAACACTCGCAGGACCGCCGGGACATCACCAAAGCACAGCTCTCCAGAATACAGCTTTATTCCGACCAGAGCAGGTACCACGAAGCGGTAAAAATCGGTCTGGAAACCCTGCGGGCGTACAATGTTATGATTCCCGAAAGCCCGGGCAAACTGGCTCTGGGTGCCGAACTGTTGAAAACACGGATGTCCATCGGCACCAAAAGCACTGCCCAGTTATACAATCTGCCGGACATGGATTCCGAATATCATCTGGAAACCATGAAGCTTTTAATGAGCACCATTACTCCGGCTTACATGTACAATAAAAGTCTTGTTTTTTATATTATCCTCCTGATGATCCGCCTTTCGATCAGACACGGCAATGCCCCTTTTTCGCCGTTCAGCTATATGTTTTATGCCATGTTTCTGGCTTCCAGGGAGTTTTCATTCAAAAAATCAAAGGAATTTACGAAACTGGCTGTGGATCTGAATAAAAAATTCGGCACCACCGGACTGGAAACCAAAATCAACATGCTCCGCGGGGGCATGCACGACCACTGGCATATTCCTCTGCAGGAGAACATCAAAACTCTGGACAAAGCCTTCCACAGTGGACTCATGCATGGAGACAACACCTTTGCCCGCTATGCCGGATACTTCGCGGTACACCTGACATTCATGCAGGGCCAAGCCCTTTCCGAAGTATACAGCCTTGCTGACCGGTATTTAAATTTCATCCGTAAAAACAAGAACTCCCTGAGTTCCGGGACAATCAACCTCCCCTTGCAGATGTGTAAAAGCATGCAAGGCAAGACATACACACCGGGTTACCTTGATGATGACAATTTTCAGGAAAGCAAACTCATCAGTGCCGCCAAAAGCAGCGGATCGGAAGTGCTGGAGAACTGGACCGCCATATCGAAAATGATTTCACTCTCGTTCTTCGGCTATCACGCCAAAGCTTTGGAACAGATAAATCCCCTTTACGAGAAAGTGGAAGAAGCCCTTTTCGGCATGTATTCAGTTGCTGTTTTCCATTTCTTCTGCATCGTAAACATGGCTGCCCTCTACGAATCAGCCGACACCAAAACGCAGAAGATTTATCTCAATCGCATCAACCACTCTCTCGCGCGTCTTAAGAAATGGGAAAAGAGCTGTCCTGAAAACTTCCGCCACCTCTACCTGATTGCCACTGCTGAATACGCAAGACTGAACAAAGACAACAGCAACGCGATGGCCCTGTATGAAGAAGCCATCAAAACATGCTCCAAATCTGGATACAATAACTTCGGCGGACTGGCCTGTGAACTGGCCGGAAAATTCCATTCCGCCATAGGTGGAACCTATTCGGCCACGGCACTTTTTTCAGAAGCATGCCGCTATTACCGGGAATGGGGTGCTTCTGCAAAAGTTCAACGAATGCTCAACGAATATCCACAACTGAGCGAAGACTCCCAAAATCCCTTCAACTCTTACTTCCATACCGGGGACAAGGCAGCCAGCTCCCTTGATATTTCCGCAGTTGTCAGAGCTTCACAGGCTATCTCAGGGGAAATCGTTCTTGACCGGCTGCTGGACAAGCTCATGCGCATAGTCATTGAAAATGCCGGAGCGCAAAAGGCCACCCTGCTCCTGAACAACAAGAACGCCCTTGAACTCACCGCCCATGCCTTTGTTTCCGAGCACGGCGTAACCACCCAGCCCAATCCGGACCCGAATCAGGAGCTTTACTGCCGGAGCATCGTCAACTACGTGCTACGTTCCAAAGATAACATTGTTCTGCGAGATGCCGGAACCCAAGGGGCATTCTCAATTGACAGCTACATCATCAGGACCAAACCGAAATCCATACTGGCCATGCCGGTTATCAACCAGCAGATCATGCGCGGGGTTCTCTACCTTGAGAATAACCTCAGTCCGGGAGTCTTTACCGACGACCGCCTTGAAGTGCTGAACCTGCTCTGCTCACAGGCGGCAATTTCCATCCAGAACGCCCGGCTCTATTCCGACCTGCGAGATTCGGAAACCCAGTACCGCACCCTCCTTGAAAGCATCAATGTCGGTGTTTTCAGATCAGAGGTAAATACTGACGGCATACTGCTGAAAGCCAACCGGGCTCTGGCAGAAATGTTCGGCTACAAGGGCTGGAATGAAATCAGGAAAACTCAGCTCAGAAGCCTTTACGTAAAGCCGGAAGAGCATAAAGCCATGATCAAAGAACTGCTGGAAGGTGGTATTGTTCGTGACCGGGAAATGAATATGAGACGTCAAGACGGAACCCCCATCTGGGTGAACATGACTGTTTCCCTTGAGAAAGACGGAAACAAGCAGGACTGCCTCGAAGGGGTGCTTGAAGACATTACCGAAAAAAGAAAAGCTCAGGAGTTTGAAAAAGCCAAGGTGGCTGCGGATGCGGCCAACAAGGCCAAAAGCGACTTTCTGGCCAGCATGTCCCACGAAATCAGAACACCCATGAATGCCATTCTGGGAATGGCTGATCTGCTCTGGGAATCCCGGTTGAGCAAGATTCAGCGCAGCTACGTAAAAATTTTCAAAAACGCAGGAGAAAACCTGCTCCTGCTCATCAATGATATTCTCGATCTTTCAAAAATCGAGGCCGGGCAGATTGATCTTGAAGAAATAGACTTCAACCTTGAAGAATTATTTGAAGAAATCGGTTCCATCTTCGCTCTCAGAGCCCAGGTCAGGGGAATCAATCTCTGCTGGCACATCGCACCGGTTGTCCCCCGGATCATAACCGGAGACCCGACCAGATTGCGACAGGTGATTGTCAATCTGATCGGAAACTCACTTAAATTCACGGACAAAGGGACGATTACTTATGAAGCCGACCTGACTGAAGCCGGCTACCTTCGCTTCATCGTCATTGATACGGGGGTGGGTATTCCAGTTGAAAAAATGAATTCTATTTTCGAGACCTTTTCTCAAGCGGATTCATCCACTACCCGCAACTATGGCGGAACCGGCCTTGGCCTCTCCATATGCAGCCGCATGGTGGAAAGCATGCAGGGCGGAATTTTCGTCTCAAGTATTGAAGGGGAAGGAGCTTCATTCGCTTTCACAATCAGTGCGGAATTTCCCATCCAGCCGGAGATAGCTCCTCCTCTGGAAGACTGTGCAATACTCCTTGTGGATAAAGAGAGCATATGCCGGGATTATCTGGGTCACAGCCTGACCGATCTTGGTGCAAAAGTATATGCTGCCGACAATCTAGGGGAATCGTCCGCATATGCAGCTGAGATTGCACTCTCATCCTATAAGAACAGCATTCTTCTTGTTGGACAGCCATGCGGAGAAGAGGATCGTTTTGACATACTGAAAAAATTAAAGCACGGCCCCTGCACGGACTGGAAACTGATTATGATCATGGAAGCAAAGCCCCAGCCTCGGGCAACGGCACGGGCCAAACAGCTGGGCGCCTCCTATGTGCATCGCCCGGTCCACCCGCAGGCAATTGTCGAGGACATCCGCTATACCTTTACCAGAACTTCAGGCCCTGCATTGAATGAGGAAAACGATCAAACGCTGGACGTAGAGCTGTCTGAAATGCAGGAATCAACCAATGTTCAACACCATGATTCAGGCGAAGAGATGAATATCCTTCTGGTTGAGGACTCCGAGGACAACCGTATGGTTATAGATCTTTTCCTCAAAGAAACACCATACCGGATAACATATGCCGAGAACGGGCAGGAAGGTTTTGAAAAGTTCAGGGAAAAAAAATTCGGCATAGTTCTCATGGATATTCAGATGCCGATAATGGATGGTTACGAAGCAACAAAAGCCATCAGGGAATATGAAAAAGAAAATGATCTGTCCCCGACCCCGATCTTGGCCCTGACCGCCAATGCCTTCCAGGACGATGAACAAAAGGCACTGGAATCAGGCTGTACCGCCCACATGTCCAAACCGGTCAAAAAGAAAAAACTCCTTCAAACTCTGGAGGAGTATCTGGGACGGGTCAACTAG
- a CDS encoding diguanylate cyclase: MTARKTVIFILILIFSIAAPSSVFADTPLNLIGNDKSYPLENHFSYLIDNSGQMSLEQILSAETDSEYKPSAGRTLNVGVTDSACWVKFTLHNPENSVRDLVLELGTSTINSATLFIPNSTGGYSRKTTGDMYPIEERDFFHRKPCFSFQLGPQGTETLYLRLKTNAILETSLTILDRDHFLAGLPVEYLLLGMFYAAFIVAIAYNIFLFSSLKDFSRLLYVLYALIFCSLWIFIDGLWHMSGLSLQTFDQLTGARVANAGTWLTMVLFTSWFFNCRRNAPRLHLWFMFIAAWSLINIIMICILPLAEYKTPVRLVWVVSIPSVLFCAALFLKRGFMRARYFLAAWLLVLLGAAVIFMDMYLNIIPSTFISRYAWRIASVFEIILLSLALADRINELNRDKELAQNRALEAEQKLKEGLEEIVTERTKELKNANRKLKLLSQMDELTGLYNRRYFDLSLEREWKRMQRSKEQICLMMIDVDHFKSYNDTYGHQSGDTCLQSIAQSIRTGAGRSSDICARYGGEEFALILPSTDLPGGIAIAENIRMHIEKKHVPHTTDKGIVTASIGVAAITPDADTSPQQLVQLADKALYKSKQQGRNRTSYYAEAQDE; the protein is encoded by the coding sequence ATGACTGCACGCAAAACAGTTATTTTTATTCTGATATTAATATTTTCCATTGCCGCACCAAGTTCAGTTTTCGCGGATACGCCCCTGAACCTTATCGGCAATGACAAGTCTTACCCTCTGGAAAATCATTTTTCATATTTAATTGATAATTCCGGACAAATGTCTTTGGAACAAATTCTCTCAGCAGAAACAGACTCAGAGTACAAGCCTTCTGCAGGCAGGACTTTGAATGTCGGGGTAACCGACAGTGCATGTTGGGTAAAATTCACCCTCCACAATCCTGAAAACTCTGTAAGGGATCTTGTACTCGAACTTGGCACCTCGACCATTAATTCTGCAACATTATTCATCCCGAACAGTACAGGAGGATACTCCCGTAAAACAACCGGAGACATGTACCCTATTGAGGAAAGGGATTTTTTTCATAGAAAACCCTGCTTTAGTTTTCAACTGGGGCCGCAGGGCACCGAAACCTTATACCTGCGCCTCAAAACCAATGCCATCCTTGAAACATCATTGACGATCCTTGACCGGGATCATTTTCTGGCCGGACTGCCTGTGGAATACCTGCTTCTGGGCATGTTTTACGCGGCATTCATTGTGGCTATCGCCTACAACATTTTTCTTTTCAGCTCGCTAAAGGATTTCAGTCGCCTGCTATACGTTCTTTACGCACTCATTTTCTGTTCCCTATGGATATTTATTGACGGATTATGGCATATGTCCGGTTTGTCGCTGCAAACCTTTGACCAGTTGACCGGTGCTCGAGTTGCCAATGCAGGGACATGGCTGACCATGGTCCTTTTTACCAGCTGGTTTTTCAACTGCCGGCGGAATGCTCCGAGGCTTCACCTGTGGTTTATGTTCATAGCCGCATGGAGCCTTATCAACATCATAATGATCTGCATTCTTCCTCTTGCCGAATACAAAACACCGGTACGACTGGTCTGGGTTGTTTCAATTCCATCTGTATTATTCTGTGCAGCTTTATTTTTAAAACGAGGTTTCATGCGCGCCAGATACTTTCTTGCTGCATGGCTGCTTGTTCTGCTCGGAGCAGCCGTCATCTTTATGGATATGTACCTGAACATCATCCCCAGTACATTTATAAGCCGTTATGCATGGCGAATTGCATCGGTATTTGAAATCATCCTGCTGAGTCTGGCCCTTGCCGACCGCATTAATGAACTTAACCGGGACAAGGAATTAGCCCAGAACCGTGCTCTTGAAGCAGAACAAAAACTCAAAGAAGGACTGGAGGAAATCGTAACTGAAAGGACTAAAGAACTTAAGAACGCAAACCGCAAACTGAAACTATTATCCCAGATGGATGAACTCACTGGATTATACAACAGAAGATACTTTGATCTGTCCCTTGAGCGGGAATGGAAAAGAATGCAGCGCAGCAAGGAGCAGATCTGCCTGATGATGATTGATGTAGACCATTTCAAATCTTACAACGATACCTACGGACACCAAAGCGGCGATACCTGTCTGCAGAGTATCGCCCAAAGCATCCGCACCGGAGCAGGACGCAGTTCCGACATCTGCGCCCGATACGGAGGAGAAGAATTCGCACTCATCCTGCCCTCTACTGATTTACCCGGAGGAATTGCCATTGCCGAAAACATCCGCATGCACATAGAAAAAAAACATGTCCCCCACACAACAGACAAAGGCATTGTCACTGCCAGCATAGGGGTGGCGGCAATCACACCGGATGCAGATACTTCTCCGCAACAATTGGTCCAGCTTGCGGATAAAGCCCTCTACAAAAGTAAGCAACAGGGACGTAACCGGACTTCATACTATGCAGAAGCGCAGGATGAATAG